A genomic stretch from Sulfurimonas sediminis includes:
- a CDS encoding M23 family metallopeptidase → MRNKKNRSSVGGFFITALLIGAGAYVYFSAMFERNAPVITLQTNGYWNLKKPLPLKIEDESGIKSYKVILRTKNGESELLYNQLLYPEKAVSLKLEPPRGASAIKDKNIEIVVQAQDASKWNFLNGNTAVKSFKLRIDKKRPQVNIVNNSYKISRGGAALVIFKAEDENLKELYIKSNHNKHFKVEPFYKEGYYIALLAWPVQDEGFKATVVAKDSAGNVRKTYVPLYLKNKTYRLSKITISDKFLNGKIAELAEEFDETQGVEDPLERFKIINENIREKNEALIHKLTSDVPQEMISDFKIKKMYPLKNGKVVAYFGDHRKYYYKGQFISEAYHLGLDMASHAMAPIRTQNGGNVVFADYNGLYGNSPIIAHGLGLYTLYGHCSSLEVSAGDEVAPNSVIAKTGKTGYAMGDHLHFGVLVQGIEVRPQEWMDKKWIKLNINDIIKSAKKIIDGK, encoded by the coding sequence TTGAGAAATAAAAAAAACAGATCTTCGGTTGGCGGATTTTTTATAACGGCCCTTCTTATAGGGGCAGGAGCATATGTCTATTTTTCTGCAATGTTTGAAAGAAATGCCCCTGTAATCACACTGCAGACAAATGGTTACTGGAATCTCAAGAAACCATTGCCGTTAAAGATAGAAGATGAGAGCGGTATCAAATCATATAAAGTGATTTTGCGAACCAAAAATGGTGAGAGTGAGTTGTTATACAATCAACTGCTGTATCCCGAAAAAGCAGTGAGTCTGAAATTAGAACCGCCAAGAGGTGCTTCAGCAATCAAAGACAAAAATATTGAAATTGTTGTACAGGCACAGGATGCGAGTAAATGGAATTTTTTAAATGGCAATACGGCGGTAAAATCTTTTAAACTGAGAATTGACAAAAAAAGACCGCAGGTAAACATTGTGAACAATTCCTATAAAATATCCCGAGGAGGTGCGGCCCTTGTAATTTTTAAAGCGGAAGATGAAAACTTAAAAGAGTTGTACATAAAATCAAATCACAATAAACATTTTAAGGTAGAACCTTTTTATAAAGAGGGATACTATATAGCTTTGCTTGCCTGGCCCGTACAGGATGAAGGTTTTAAAGCAACAGTTGTAGCAAAAGACTCGGCGGGAAATGTAAGAAAAACCTATGTTCCGCTTTATTTGAAAAACAAAACATACAGGCTTTCAAAAATTACAATTTCGGATAAATTTTTAAACGGAAAAATTGCCGAACTGGCTGAAGAGTTTGATGAGACTCAGGGAGTAGAAGATCCCCTGGAAAGATTTAAAATCATTAATGAAAATATACGAGAAAAAAACGAGGCGTTGATACATAAACTTACGTCAGACGTTCCTCAGGAAATGATCAGTGATTTTAAAATTAAAAAAATGTATCCTTTGAAAAACGGAAAGGTTGTGGCATACTTTGGAGATCATAGAAAATACTACTACAAAGGTCAGTTTATCAGTGAAGCATACCATTTGGGTTTAGACATGGCCAGTCATGCAATGGCACCTATACGCACACAAAACGGCGGGAATGTAGTCTTTGCAGATTATAACGGACTGTATGGGAATTCACCTATTATTGCACACGGACTGGGGCTTTATACTCTCTACGGACACTGCTCAAGTCTTGAAGTTTCCGCAGGTGATGAGGTGGCACCAAACAGTGTTATCGCAAAAACAGGAAAAACCGGTTATGCGATGGGAGATCATCTGCATTTTGGTGTATTGGTGCAAGGGATTGAAGTCCGACCTCAAGAGTGGATGGACAAAAAGTGGATAAAACTTAATATTAATGATATTATTAAGAGTGCTAAAAAAATCATTGATGGCAAATAA
- the lpxC gene encoding UDP-3-O-acyl-N-acetylglucosamine deacetylase, with protein sequence MYQTTIKKSVELVGIGLHKGSPVRLRLEPLESNSGIVFYRSDVDVSIPLVPENVVDTKMATVIGKDNYVISTIEHLLSAVYAYGIDNLRVVVDADEVPVMDGSSASFCMLLDEAGIQELDIPKKVMMIKKEVEIKEGEKYVKLSPSPDLNYDFTIKFPHPVIQTQAYVLKFTKESYKNEIARARTFGFLHEVQYLRSKGLALGGSLENAVVLDDKKILNPEGLRFSDEFVRHKILDAIGDMSLIGMNFIGNYEALAGSHDLNHKLTLALLKDADNYEVVELVGEKTKELEKAYA encoded by the coding sequence ATGTATCAGACAACAATCAAAAAAAGTGTGGAGCTTGTCGGGATAGGCTTGCACAAAGGTTCTCCTGTGCGCTTAAGATTAGAACCTTTGGAGTCAAACAGCGGTATTGTGTTCTATAGAAGTGATGTGGATGTGTCTATTCCCTTGGTTCCTGAGAATGTTGTTGATACGAAAATGGCGACAGTTATAGGTAAAGACAATTATGTGATTTCTACCATAGAACATCTTTTGTCTGCGGTGTATGCATACGGCATTGATAATCTTCGTGTTGTTGTTGATGCAGATGAAGTGCCCGTGATGGACGGCAGCAGTGCAAGTTTTTGTATGCTTTTGGATGAAGCGGGCATACAAGAGCTTGATATTCCAAAAAAGGTTATGATGATTAAAAAAGAGGTAGAGATTAAAGAAGGGGAAAAATATGTAAAACTCTCTCCTTCGCCTGATTTAAACTATGACTTTACCATTAAATTTCCTCATCCTGTGATTCAGACACAAGCGTATGTATTGAAATTTACCAAAGAAAGTTATAAAAATGAGATTGCTCGTGCTAGAACATTTGGATTTTTACATGAAGTACAATACTTGCGTTCAAAAGGACTTGCTCTGGGAGGTTCTTTGGAAAATGCAGTGGTTTTGGATGATAAAAAGATACTCAACCCCGAAGGATTACGATTTAGTGATGAGTTTGTACGGCATAAAATTTTAGATGCTATTGGAGATATGAGTCTAATTGGAATGAATTTCATAGGAAACTACGAAGCATTGGCAGGAAGTCATGATCTTAATCATAAGTTGACACTGGCTCTTCTTAAAGATGCTGATAATTATGAAGTGGTAGAACTTGTCGGTGAAAAAACAAAAGAGTTAGAAAAAGCATATGCATAA
- the thrB gene encoding homoserine kinase, which yields MTISVPATSANLGPGFDTLGLAVDLRNRVEFHPSKFFSVSIKGEGENNPRLKGNNLFISIFNDHYSRLIKNKQNFKFTFYNQIPMSRGLGSSSAVIVSAIASAHEAAGIRVSKRRILNHALVYESHPDNITPAVMGGFNVATVEKNKVFSQKKHLPDYLKAVVVIPNKQMNTSKSRTVLPKSYSKENAVYNLSHAALTVAAFFNEDWEMLKLAAQDRFHQKARMKTLPELFSVQKVAYESGALMSTLSGSGSTFFSLVYDEDSAMIANRMKQKFPDFNVKVLNFDNDGLIIER from the coding sequence GTGACAATAAGTGTACCGGCAACATCTGCAAACCTCGGACCAGGTTTTGATACTCTGGGTTTGGCAGTAGATTTGAGAAACAGAGTTGAGTTTCATCCCTCGAAATTTTTTAGTGTAAGCATAAAAGGTGAGGGTGAAAACAACCCGAGACTCAAAGGAAACAATCTTTTTATCAGCATATTTAATGATCATTATTCAAGATTGATAAAAAACAAACAAAATTTCAAATTTACATTTTATAATCAAATTCCAATGTCCCGCGGACTTGGAAGTTCTTCTGCTGTTATAGTATCAGCGATTGCTTCAGCGCATGAAGCGGCTGGTATAAGGGTTTCAAAGCGCCGTATATTAAATCACGCACTTGTGTATGAATCACACCCTGACAATATTACACCTGCTGTGATGGGTGGATTTAATGTTGCAACAGTTGAAAAAAACAAGGTTTTTTCTCAAAAAAAACATCTGCCGGATTATCTCAAAGCTGTAGTCGTCATTCCGAACAAGCAGATGAATACTTCAAAATCCAGGACCGTACTTCCTAAATCCTATTCGAAAGAGAATGCGGTTTACAACCTTTCTCATGCAGCCTTGACTGTAGCTGCATTTTTTAATGAAGACTGGGAAATGTTGAAACTTGCGGCACAGGACAGATTTCATCAAAAAGCAAGAATGAAAACACTGCCGGAACTTTTTTCGGTACAAAAGGTAGCCTATGAAAGCGGAGCATTGATGAGTACTCTTTCAGGGAGCGGTTCTACATTTTTTTCACTTGTTTATGATGAAGATTCTGCGATGATTGCCAACAGAATGAAGCAGAAATTTCCTGACTTTAATGTAAAAGTTTTGAATTTTGATAATGATGGACTTATAATAGAGCGATAA